From the genome of Rhinolophus ferrumequinum isolate MPI-CBG mRhiFer1 chromosome 24, mRhiFer1_v1.p, whole genome shotgun sequence:
TTTAGAACACGAGACTCTAAGCTTATTGGAGGACAAGTTTGCTTTACGGCTTGAGGTCGCTTTTTACGGCATTTTCCGGCTTCCCATTCACTTGGCGGTGAAGATGGCGTCGGGGAGCGGTGTAAGTGTGTGTGAGAGGGAGGTTTGAGGGGGGTGGTTTCTCAGTGCGGAATATTCTGCACCTGACTGGCTTCCCTACACCTCCTTGCGTTTCTGTGGCCCGGGAGCTAGAGCTTCCCCGTAAGGCCCTGGCTCAGCGTCAGTGGAATCGCGAGGTTTCTTGGGTTGGGGTCCTGAGGCCACCTCAGCCTTCTGGTGCGTTCCGGAGAGGTTTCGCTCTCGACAGGTCCCGGGGCCGTCTTGGCGGCGATGACACGTTTTCTCTATAGCTTAGACACGATTAGCGATGAATCTTGagggcttttttcccccctacagACAAAAAACTTGGACTTTCGCCGAAAGTGGGACAAAGATGAATATGAGAAGCTCGCCGAGAAGAGGCTCacggaagagagagaaaagaaggatggTGGGTGCCTGCTCCATTAAGGGCTAAGGGCATTGTAGAGGCGATGCAGTAGCTGGAGAGCGGGTGGAGAGTTGAAATGCGCTGCGCTACCCCGTGTAACCTCTGGCAGAGCGCTGCCTCCCTGGTCCTCgatttcttcatgtataaaatgagagcAAGGAGATGGACTGAAGTGTTTTTGAGGTGTTTTCTAGCTCTGTTGTCTCCTACTTTCTTGCTCTCCCTTTGCTTTGCTCATTTAGAACTTTCCTGAAGGACAGGGAATAGTGGAATCCTTAGTAGTGACAGAGAAGTTAGCGGAGTATTTTGCTGCTGTGCATTACTGCTGTTGAAGACCCTCTCTTTCCCTTGATGTTACTTAAGGGTGAGAAGAACATTTCTGGCCCAATCAAAATCTTTTCTTATCGTCAGAGAAGAGCAAGGGGACCCGCTAGGGAAGGTGTGATTGTTTGAGCTAGTGCTTAGTGCTGTTCTCTTTGCCTTGCACAATGTCAGGAACTTAATGCCTCTCTCTTAGAGATTCCactatacaaaaagaaatgtCTGATTTTTCTCATCCGTTTTCAAACTTGTACGTTCTTCTTCCACACCATCTTGCACACACTAACCTGTTTAGTTTTTATGTAACTTGTAAAATAGTGTTTGGCATGTAACAGGTAATTCCTAAATGTTGGtcccacttttaaaattttccccaGCTCTCAGAAGAATCCTTTCTGTGTTATGCTTGGGGTATCTGAAAGTATTAGTATCCTTGCTCTTTTAAAAGGTTGCTTTTGTGAAAATTCAGAGCTTTTCCCTTCAATTCAGTTAATCAATGAATAGAAAACATTGCAAACAAAGCTTGTTGGCTTTAATGTAGAGAACAGCTGTAGTGAGTTAAGGATTGCTTATAAATTTTCCTATTCAAGTTCTCCCTCGCTGCTGCCTGTTATGTGCTTTGAAGtttcaagaaagaaatgagagtaaACCTCTGGGTTTTGGGTTTCATGCATATCTTTTCCTCTCTGGTTAAGGAATTGTAATATCGAAGGACTTCGTTTCCCATTATATTTCAGGAAAACCCGTGCAACCAGTCAAGCGGGAGCTTCTTCGGCATAGGGACTACAAGGTGGACCTGGAATCCAAGCTTGGGAAGACAATTGTCATTACCAAGACCACCCCACAGTCTGAGATGGGAGGGTGAgtggcttttcatttttctctagccAGGGGTAGGTCTAATAAATTGTTGGTTTTAGGAAGTGTTAAGGAGGGTTCGTGGCCTCAGGTTAACAACCTTTTTGCCTGTAATTCCATCcttaggtttatttttctttgtccccCAAGGTCTCAGGTTCATGTAATAATATCTCTAGGAGGGGTCACTCTGCAGGCTTATTTATATTAGCACTGTAACTACTTTTTAGTATCTCAAAAGGGATAATTGTTCTCCTTCCAGAGgaacaaatgaaggaaaggaCTACTGAGGAGATTTCTAGAGGAGAAGTTAGGTGGAGCTAGAATGGAGCTAGGAGCTATTGATGGTTAATAAAGGGTGTTTAGGTTCCAGACTGGCTGTGAAGGTGGTAGTTGTTACGGATTTTCTGGTTGTCCACCTCCTTCTTAGACTAAATCTATAACCTATAGGAAGAAGGATCCCAGAaaaattcttcattcttttgcctaCTACTACTCTATCCAGTTAGGTTTTCCAGCAGGAGGGCAACACAGATAGCAGTGTGACATTTCTCTGAGCTATTTAGTAAACCCACTGTTGTTATTCCTCTCTATATTGGTAACTATTGCTATGTAAACTAACAAATTAACCCAAAGTTTAGCAgcataaaacaacaaataacttgTAATTTCTGTGGGTAAGGAACTTGGGAAAGGCTTACTTACCtaggtggttctggctcaggacCACTCACAAAGCTGCACTCAAGGTGTCTGCTGGGTCTGTGTTCATCTGAGGTATAAGTGGGGctggaggatctgcttccaacATCTGTCACCTGGCTGTGGTTTGGTGGCCTCAGTTCTTCGTTCCATGGGCCTCTCCATGGTTCTCACAACAAAGCAAGTGGCTTCCCCAGAGAAAATTATCCACATGGACAGACTAAGACAGACACTGTGTTTTTTTTATAACTTCACCTTGGAGGTGACAAAGTATCACTTGTATTACATTCTGTTGGTCACACACCAACTGTGGTACAAATTGGGAGGGGGCTATACAGGATTAGAAATACCAGAAGGGTAGGGATCGTTGTGGGGTCATCTTGGACATTAGCTGCCACATTCTTCCAAGAGCTACGGCTTTATGGAAGTGAGAAGTGCCtccttctaaaaataatttttacctaaAAATGTGAGTTTCTCGGTTGAAAACAATGAGATCCATACCACTGGATTTGATTCAGTGCTGTTTCTGTTTGCTAGATATTACTGCAATGTCTGTGACTGTGTTGTGAAGGATTCCATCAACTTCCTGGATCACATTAATGGAAAGAAACGTAAGGCTTGGAGGTAGTTTGTGGCTGGGGCTGGGATTGGGCTttggagtgggaggtggggggatgggtggGTTCTGTTCCCTTTTTTTAATGCCCGGGGAATTCTCCAGTTGCTTCAGCACAGGCCATCCTTTACTTCATTATCTAATGTTTCTGTAGGCCATAAGGTGAGagacactgttctaggctctCAACAAGCCCAAAGCATAGTCTTCTCCTGTGCTCAGCTGTCCCCACTGATCTGCATCTACTCAGAAAGGGCAGTCGAAAACCATCTGCATCTTGTTGTCTGGGGCTGCTGCTTCTGGGAACAAGTAAAGCCAAGGGAGTTGTTTCagctataattatttttgctgtgtgttttatgagaaggtgtttttttaaaatatcaggaaaagACTTGAGGGGCTGAGGATGTGATGACCTTACCTTCTTCACTGTTGACCCCACCCAGATCAGCGAAACCTGGGCATGTCTATGCGTGTGGAACGTTCCACCTTGGATCAGGTGAAGAAACGATTTGAAGTCAATAAGAAGAAGAtggaagagaagcagaaggaTTATGATTTTGAGGAAAGGATGAAGGAGCTCAGAGAAGAGGTAAAGCTCTGctgtccttccttgtctctcccCAGCTTGGAATTTATGTTACGAATCATGAGGCTGTCTTCCTCATTCCACTGCCACCCCCAGAAGATACTTGTATCTCCTGAATTTCTGTATATGAGGGGAAGCATTTATTGCCCCTGTTTGGGACTCTCATGAGCTGAAGGAAATGGCTCTAAATCTGTCCTTTATTCCTGGATTCTCTGggccatactttttttttactaCAGGAGAGATTAACTAAATGCACCTAGTCCCCAAGAGGCCTGTTGGAACCTGGCTGACTGGATCAGAATTCTGTTTCCTCCACTTACTGGCTAtgaatcttgggcaagttatataACCTATGTGTGCCTTAGGTTCCTTCTGTTAGAGATCTTagtatataatatacacaaaGCAAGCACTGAGAGCAGTTGCTGGCATGTACTACATTCTCCAGAGTGTTGGTTACTATTACATGGTTTTGCTCCCATAACCTTGTTAAGAACTAGAGATGACCTGGAAAGTAGTGTTGAGAAGTGCTCTCCACAGGCTAAAActtctctttcttgtcctttAAAATCTTGAACTGTGGCTTTTCCTCTGCTCTTGAAATTGTacttgtctttaaatattttctcttaaagatAGAAAGGAACCTTGAAGCTCATCTGTCTCTTTCAATAATGTTTGGCTCAGGAGTCTGAACTGATTCTGAGTGATTTCCCCCCCTAGGAGGAAAAGGCCAAAGCctacaagaaagagaaacagaaggagaagaaaaggagggctGAGGAGGATTTGACATTTGAGGAGGATGATGAGATGGCAGCTGTGATGGGCTTCTCTGGCTTTGGTTCCACAAAGAAGAGTTACTGAGGCTTTCTATGCTTGGCCCTTTGCTGGGCTTAactttgtatgtgtgtgggggtcaTTTTTCGGGGTGTACTTCGAAAAGTCCTTAAGAGTGGCAATGGGGAGGGCAAGAGGGTGGATGTTTGTGGTTTCCCTCTGTCTTGGGGGAGCACAGGAGGCAGAGGTAATGCTTTGGCATATTCCTTCAGCCTCACTTTATCACTGGAGTcacaggccctctgcccattgaCGTTCCCAATAAAGAAAAACCTCCTCTTCTGAGGCTGCTTTCCCAAAACTTCCCCTGCATCTTTCCCTCTTCATCTATCTAATCTCTTCTCTGAGCATCCTACATTTATCCTGTGTTCtgcctttgttttaattttgactCTTGCTTAGCCCTCAGTGGAAGGGTTTTCTGGGCCCCCAGTTTCCAGTTGATACCATATCCTTGACCAGCCCCCCGCCCCTTTCCCTTAGCCCCCATTGTGGTTCTCTGGCCACTTGTGCATGCATGTATACTTCTGCCTGCATCAGTGGTAT
Proteins encoded in this window:
- the ZMAT2 gene encoding zinc finger matrin-type protein 2, coding for MASGSGTKNLDFRRKWDKDEYEKLAEKRLTEEREKKDGKPVQPVKRELLRHRDYKVDLESKLGKTIVITKTTPQSEMGGYYCNVCDCVVKDSINFLDHINGKKHQRNLGMSMRVERSTLDQVKKRFEVNKKKMEEKQKDYDFEERMKELREEEEKAKAYKKEKQKEKKRRAEEDLTFEEDDEMAAVMGFSGFGSTKKSY